The following is a genomic window from Amaranthus tricolor cultivar Red isolate AtriRed21 chromosome 10, ASM2621246v1, whole genome shotgun sequence.
CCTCGAAACTATTTCCCCAGATTTAAAATTGACCGAAAAATTaaactaccaaaattacacaactTGGTGTAAAATGATGCAGATAGCTTTAGAATGCAGGGGTCGTCTCAGTCACATCATAAACGACCCTCCTAGCATTACGGATCCTAATTACAGAACTTGGAAGCAAAAGGACTCGATAGTCCTATCATGGATTATCTCAAACATagacacataactcataaaccaGTTCCTAGATTATACAATTACAAGGGACTTATGGAAGGGGATTGAAGTCCTATTGAGAAGTGGAAGGGATGAACTCCAGATTTTTGATATGAGTTCACAGGCAAATAACATAAAACAGAATCAAGATCCGTTAGAGGTCTATTATGGAAAGCTGACCACGATATGGAAGGAGATTGATCGACGGCAACCAAATCCGATGATACATGCTGAAGACATTACCATCTTTAACACTTTCATTCAAAAACAACGCCTCTTTCAATTTTTGGCCGGAATTAATGAAAcctttaacaaagaaaaaaagggaCTTACTGAACCTTGACCCACTCCCAACAGTCGACATGGCTTACGCTACAATCAGGCGTGAAATTTCACGGCGTGGTATCATGACCCACGCTTCATTATCGGGAAAAAGTCCCTCAAAAATTGAAAGTGGGTTGGTCGTTAAACACCACCGGTCAAATTTTTCATTCCAGCGTGACATGGAGGATGAGACTCACCTCAAATGCAGCCACTGTGGAGGAAGCCGTCACACAAAGGAGGGTTGCTTCAAAATTACTGGCTACCCGGAGTGGTGGGAGGACCACCAACAACGgaaagccgccaccaaggctcCGACCAACAAAACCGGCAGCAAGGCTAACATGGTCACTAGTGCTCCCCACATCTCCGATATGTCTACTGATGAACCAACCCGCAACATAAAGGCCAGAGACGGAAAAAATGGCGATACAGATAAACAAAcagaagagaaagaaggagacgacccagaagagagagaaggaggAGGGGAATAAATGGGGACTTTCCATAAGGGGACCTTTTATAACCCCCTAAACCTAAACCTAAATAAAACCCTACAGCCCAAAACCCAACCTGCCTAATGTCTTGAAACCTACCCCATAACCTACAAATTAATACCTCACAAAGTTGGTCTTATGTGTAAACTGTTTTCATCTCAGTGGATATTTGATTGTGGGGCCACTGATACTATGACATTTGACCCTCACGACCTCCTATCCACCCATCCAAAAACCCGTACCTATATTCAGACGGCCAATGGGGAATGTGTGAATGTTGATCAATTTGGGCCCGATTCTATCTCTCCGtctctaaaattaaataattgtctCCTAATTCCTATCTTATCTCGTAATTTGTTATCTATTAGTCAATTGACTCGGGAATTGAATTGTATTGTGCTTATGACTTCTTCTGATTGTATTATACAGGATGCTTAGACAGGAAGGATTATTGGGCGTGTTACTGAACAAGATGGCTTATACTATGTGGACGAGGCAATTCAAAAGGGACACACTTCGCTTTCTCATGGGTTCTCCGATTAACAATTATGGACTTGGCATCGACGTCTGGGACATCCGTCAGTAGGGTATCTGAAACGTCTTTTCCCATCATTAAACAATTGTAATGTTGCTCTAGACTGTGAAGCATGTGTTCTTTCCAAAAGTCATAAACAATCCTATCCTCCGAGTCATAATCATAGTAGTGAACCTTTTGTTTTAatacattctgatgtttgggCCCCTACTCCTGAGTTTAATAATCATAGTTACtcatattttgtttcatttattgatgattgtactcgGATGTGCTGGGTGTATTTCTTGAAACATAAATCTGAAGTTTTGATGCTTTTGTtaagttttataatataatcGTTACCCAATTTAAGACTAAGCCTCAAATCCTTTGATCTGATAATGGGGGGGAATACATAAACCAATATGTGGAAATTTCTTCACCACTCATGGACTTATTCACCAAACTTCCTATACTTATACACCATAACAAAATGGGGTCGCCGAAAGGAAAATCGTTCTTGAAATCAATCGAGCCCTCATGTTTGAAGCACATGTCCCATCTCACTTCTGGCCCGAAGCTATCGCTTTTGCCACATATCTCACAAATAGACTAccctcaaaaacccttaaattcaaaACCCCTCTTGAAACCCTCCAGAACCACACTATCATTCCCTCTCTACACTCCTTACCTCCTCGCATCTTTGGTCGTGTGGTATATGTCCATTTGCCTAAACCTGCTAGAAATAAACTTGAACCCAAGGCTATTAAGTGTATCTTTGTGGGTAATGGTGTTCACCAGAAAGGGTATCGCTGCTTTGACCCTACTCAGAATAAACTCTATACCACAATGGATTGTGATTTTTTTGAGAACTCCTATTTTTACTCCCAGCCCCGTCCTCAGGGGAGACTATATGTGATGACTTGAGATGGCTTACACAGTCTGTGACTAATGATCTGAAccccaaagagcaagtaggtagtCCGCAAATATTGCTACTGAAAACATAGTACTTCATCTCCTCAGACTTCCCTTACCTTGTCTGAAGCATCCAGTGAACAAGAGGCGGTCTGTGAGACTCAAGAGGTAATTACTGAACTTGACTCTCGGATTGATAATGATATACACAGTACTGTTTACCCTCCATGTAGGTATGAATTACCTCCAAGAAGCAACAGAAGTGTCCCTCCAAAGCGGTATGACCCAGAGTTAGAGTCACAAAGATCTCGATATCTTGTTAGCCGTGATATGAATAAATTAACACAGATGGCAGTGGCGTTTCAAACCAGTCTATACTCAAGTTCCCTTCCTCGCAATACTGAAGAAGCTCTCCGAAATCCCAAATGGCGAGAAGCAATGAAAGATGAGATCCTAGCACTGAAGAAAAATAGTACATGGGACAAGTGTGTGCTACCTAAAGGGACGAAAACTGTCGGTTGCAAATGGGTGTTCACAATAGAATATCATGCTGATGGGACTattgaaagatacaaagctcgCCTTGTAGCAAAGGGATATATACAGACATATGGGATTGACTATTCAGAGACTTTTTCACCAGTTGCAAAGATAGACACTATCAGAGTTCTATTCTCTATAGCCGCTAATAAGGACTGGCCCTTATATCAGTTCCATGTTAAAAATGCATTCCTCTATGAAGAAGTATACATGCATGCTCCACCGGGTTTTTCAGATGAATTTGCTCTAGGAGAAGGATGTTGACTAAAGAGAGCCTTGTATGGTTTGAAACAATCCCCAAGAGCttggtttggaagatttaccACAGCCATGAGAAAGTTTGGGTACGAACAGAGCAATTCCGATCACACACTATtcttgaagaaagaaaaaaaaaatcatatcacTTGCTTAAtcatttatgttgatgatatgatcataaCAGGGAATAATGAGGAGGAGATTAGTAATCTTAAGGAGAAATTATTTAAAGAATTCGAGATGAAAGATTTGGGGAACTTGAAGTTCTTCCTTGGAATAGAAGTTTTTCGATCAAAAAGAGGAATCTTCATCAATCAGAAGAAATATATCTTGGACTTATTAGCAGAGGTAGGTATGATAGACTGCAAACCAGCTGAAACACCTATTGTTACTAATCACAGACTACAAATAACACCAGGAGAAAATTCAACTGACAAAGAAAAGTATCAGAAATTGGTGGGAAAGCTCATCTATCTGTCACACACTAGGCCCGACATATCTTATGCAGTTGGGGTTGTAAGTCGATTCATGCACTTACCCCAGACATCCCATATGGAAGCAGTCATGAGAATCTTTAGATACTTGAAGGGCACAAGTGACAAAGGTGTTTTCTATAAGAAAAATGGCCATCTAGACCTCATAGCCTATACTGACGCTGACTGGGCAGGTGATCGAGACAATAGAAGATCTACATCTGGATACTTCACCCTTGTAGGGGGTAACTTGGTTACTTGGAGAAGCAAAAAACAGAAAGTAGTTGCACTCTCaagtgctgaagcagaattcaaAGGAGTTGCTAAGGGAATAACGTAGATACTATGGCTTAAGAAACCCCTATGTGAACTGAAATTTTCACCTATAGAAGCATGCaaattattttgtgataataaggCAGCTTTTGGCATCTTAGAAAACCCTGTCCAACATGATCGAACAAAACATGTAGAGATTGACAGGCACTTCATAAAAGAGAAACtggagaaaaaaataatttgtatcCCGCATGTGAAATCAGAAGATCAATTAGCAGACATTTTGACAAAAGCTGTTTCAGCAGAAGTCTTTGAAACTACATTATCCAAGTTAAGAATTGGGAATCCCATAACCAAACTTGAGTTCCCAATAccaaacttgagggggagtgtgggAATATAATCCCTGATTTTATATGATTACAGATCTTTAATTACTCATTTTAGTTAATTACTCATTTTAGTCCTATCTATTTTAGGCAATTACTGTATCTCCAAGCTAAGTCTTTGTATAAATATTAAGGCTGTATTTATGATGAAATAATACAAACACAGTATTTATTAACCCAAAATTAAGCTTTCTTAAATCTACAGTGTGATCCATTAGAaagttgttttctttttataatgACTCGTCACATATTAACCAAAATCCGAGTCCTCCTACAAATAATAAAGTAAGCAGACTAGATGGACGGTGGACAAATAAGTGAAGGATGAAATCAATAGAAGATAATGCAAATTTGCAAAGAAGACGCACACAATTCTCGTGGTACAAGATATTGATGCTTATTTAAAGGAATCCAGCCTTTCTTCAAAACTCATACTATCGCAACAATAACTTCACTACATTAAACACTTTAACCATCATTTTCTCTATTGTTTTCTTATCGGATCCGCTCATTACTTGACCATCATACTGctgtaagtttcttttttttttcttcctcttTTAAAGATCGTAAATAGTTAATATTAATGATCTTTACATtaaacgaattaaataagatttgaCTTGATTATTTTACaagtttataatttataaattaaaaataatatacaagtTAATTGAGATGGATAAACAATCAATATTATTGTATAACATGTTTgatgtttcattttttttatgtaagtctggtttttaattcttcttttCGTTTGATTTCTTTATCTATAGTAATATTTAGTAAGATGTTAGCCATTTTTGTATTCAGTTATAGATTAGAATTATTTGCGTTATATGTTAATTCCTTTTATATGTCAATTGttaacaaagaaaattatttgattatatagTTTGGtgataatttttagattttttatagACATTGAATTTATACTAATTTGACAGGTGAAACAACAAAACGAAGATGAAAAAGATAACAAATTTGGTTTATATCCTGGTAGCCATTACAACAAGTGTGATCCTTCAATGGACTTGCAATGCAGCAGATCCAAAATTCATTGTGACTAATGGTGCTACTAGCCAAAGCTACTCCACACTATTGAATGACTTTCGAGATAGAGTTAAAGATCCAAAACTAACAGGAACTTATGGATTTCAAAACAATTTACCAGTTGTAGCTGCACCTACAAAACCTGCTAAGTATCTTTACATGGATATTCAGGCAGATAATGGAATAATCACTGCTGCATTTGATAAAAACGATCTCTATTATATGGGTTATGCTCACACTGCTGATGGAGTCAAGAAAGTACGTCTCTTCAAAGACGCTCCAACTGACGTAAGGTTGATTTTTCCCGACGTTACAAATAAAAACAATCGATATTATTCGACCATAACTGGAAACTATAATAATCTTGGAGATCGAGCCTCTGTAGGGTTGGGAGCTAAACCACTTAATAAGTTTATTAGTGAAGAAATctatacaaaaaagaaatttgatATGACAACAGATAAAAAGCTAGCGCTTATGGTCATCCAAACTATTGCAGAAGCAGCGCGATTTACATATATTGAGGGTGAAATCGTGAGTAAATTTAGTGATAATAGTGGATTCAAATGTAATGATAAAGCCAAGTCACTGGAGAACAATTGGGAAAAAACCAGTAAAACTGTCAAGGGTTCTACTGGTCCTAGAATTGATTTGGAATTAAAAGATGAAAATGGTAAAGTAGTCTGGAAATGGTTACAAGTCGGAGAATTAGTTGATGTCATCGGGATTCTTAAATATCTAAAGTAGAATGGAAATGTCTTCATGTCATATAAGTATATGTTTAGTAgctaataatgaataatgaaaatgcAACAATAAGCTAAGATATTACATATTGTTGTAAGTTCAAAGTTGTAACGACTTCTGTGTTTTTAATATGGAATAAAAAAGAGTGTGAAGCCTATATAAACAAGAATATAGTTTTGTGTTTATACAAATAAGAATGCTAATTTATAGAATCAATCTTAAATCTTTTCCTAATgatatttttaacctattttattttctaacagTCCCCCTCAAGTTGAATCATTGGTTCAGAGGATCTTCAATATCCAACTTGACAAGTGTATGTTTAAAGAATTCAAATCATACTCCTCTTGTAAAAATATTTGTTAAGTGCTCCTTTGACCGACCATAAGGAGGGCTtatgattttttcttttaaattttctttcatGAAATGTCGATCAACTTAAACAAATTTGATTCCATCATGTTGAATAGAATTTTCAAAGATACTTAATGCTATTTTGTTATCACAGTAAATTTCACAACTTCCTTCTTGTGTGAAACTAAGTTCACCAAATAATGTCCTAAACCATAAAACCTTAGTAATTCCTTTAGCAATACCATGCAATTTTGCTTCAGCGTTGGATAAAAGTTACAACTCTTTGctttttgcttttgttttttcTGCTTTTCAAGTTACAAAATTTAATCTAACAAAGAGTAAAATACTCTAAAGTGGATTTCTTTCACTCTATCTCGACCGGCCTAATCTACATCTGTGTATACCCATCCTAAGAGTTCATTTGAGATAtctcaaaattcaaaatacaaCTTTCATATAATGTATTAGTGGGTTATACATAAATATGCTCATAATACTAAATGTGTAACAGGAGCGGTAGTCGcattacataattaacattataataatgtttaaaataAGTAATGCGGAAGTCTATAATATCAAACTGTTAAAAtccattatatttaaaattgtttaaaatgtaattttaaaatattacaactCAAATAAACAATGCATAATGTTCGCTCAAAATATAATAGAAGCATAAATATACCATAATCATtaaagtcatcaagtaaaataaaatatagttaagcTAGTTTATATTTCTCTTGAAAAATTAGGCATTTGTGACCatcatgctccaacttgaggagGGATGTCAACGATTTTATAATAACTATTTGATTGCATACTTCTCGGAGTAATTATAAGAAGGCTTATTGTATATATTACAAATGTTCTGCACATTACTCTTTGTGCGAAGTAAACACATCTCAAAcctttttaatagttgctaaaTAATGACATACACTTTTTGATTGTAGAGTCAATACAGGTATCAACGAAAATTCTTTTGTCTAGTTTTTTACtctatgaaaaaaatatatgaattttgaATTGTTCCTTTAGTTTGGACTTTCCCTACTATTTATTTGCCTCctataaaaaactttaaattacattaaaatatttttaaaaaaattatcaaaaagaaTCTCAACTATTACGCATCCATTAAAGCTAAACTTCACCAATGAATAACTTAAGACTCAACATAATCCCAAATATTATAAAGTTGTTCTCAAAATAGATTTGGCTGAAAAGTTGCTTcaataaaaagtttttaaataaaaaaataaaaatttaaatattaaaacctTCCATCCTACCGCCCCTTCCCTCTCCAACCAACTACAACATTGGTAAACCTGCACCTCGCCACCCTTACTTTTCTCCCCCACCAACAAAATCCTAAAATACCTCCCCTATCTGCTTTCCACACCTGAAAACAGTCGATTTAAGGTTTTTAGGAGTGGGGAGGGTTGGGGATGAGTTTTTAGATCCAACTTGGAAAGGTAGTTTTAGTGTTTTCAGTTGTGAGAAGGGGGTGGAGGAAGGTGCTGCTAGCTTGGGGTTCATTTGAGAGAGGAATGAGGGTATGGGTTCGCTAAAAGATAGAGATGAACATGAGTCCAACTAGACCCAAATGCATactctaatttatttattggaTTCAGACTTGGACATAAATTTATAGGCTCTAAAAGTATTGGACCCGAATCCAGACCTTTAGAGTTTAGCAGTTTTAGGGTCTGAATTTGGctcttaaataatttaatttttttcctagaaatttttttaaaaatattaatatacaaTTTTTGACTattcttataaaataaaattgtttaaacATTTTCGATTAGTAAGGATCTTCTAATACATTATACTAATTGAGTGAATAAATATATGAAGCTTTCCAACATTTAAGTTCGTATAACGAAACATTTATCAAgtcttttaatatttaaagtatGATACAATAAccacatttcaaattatatGAACCGATAAAATTCGAAATCACATGATAATTAATACACATGAtagctaatatataattaaaaaaaaagatgtaaatggATCTATGGATCTGATCTGGGTCTTAAACGTGTGGATCCAAACTCAGTCCCTAAGGTCATGGACCCAAATCCGACCCAAATTCATAGGCTCCAAAAATCAATGGATCTAGACTCTTAAATTAGGATCATGTCGAATCTAGACCACCTTTAGGGTCCAAGACTCATGCCCATCCCTACTAATGGTGCAATCAAGTGGAGGAGAGGCGAGGGTAGGGTAGGAAAATTGTTGAGAAGGTGTGATGGGTAGGGATAACAACGTATTGTGACTGAATCGGGTCCAGGGATATAAGATCGGGTTCAATTCCAATACGAGTCTAAGCTTATTTGGcgtatttgatttattttttgtcaagtGACAAGTGGTTTGAGTTATCCAATAATTAGATTTATTTTGAGCCAATGACAAATGTTGAaatgtttttgataattttataatattttaccaATCCGATTGGGCCCATTGAAAAGTTCATTTCTTTCAATACTGACTCGTCCTATTATAAAGTCTAGTTGGAAGTCCAACTCATCCTATAGATAAAGTAATCACAATAGCTGGACCAATGACTGAAGGATGGAATCAGTAGTAGGTAATGCTAATTTGCAGACAAGACGCACACATTTCTCGTTATGGGACTTACAGCTATTTAAAACAAATCCAATAATTAGATATTCTcctgattttataattaaatttgatttgacttaacttaaaaatagatttaaaattatgtaaaatctaATGTAAATACAAAATCTATTTTAAACCGACCCAATAAGCCTATTCAAAAATCAGTCCAATAATGCAAATAAACACCTCAACTTCGGACAATCTTATTTAAAGGCTGGATTTATTCAAGTGTCATATTATCGCATTCTACATTagattaaacatttttttagcAACAATTTTCTGTATTGTTTCCTTATCCGATCCGCTCAAAGCTTGAGCATCATACTGCTGTAAGTTTCTCATTTCTTCTTACTCTTTCAAGATTCTTATATTACAAACttctaataaattataattcataacttaaaatgtaataaactttgtattttattaattagttagtTCATTAACCttttcccattatttttatgacgtatttacattttttatttaatatgtacatataattttattttagttataacAGATCTTTAACAACTGATTACTCTTAAGTCATTTATATAAGCAAGTTGTTAAGTAAAAGTATGGCTAGTTGTTTGTTATGGACAAAATGGGTCAAAAACCAAATATGAATAGATAAGCTTCTAAAAGCAAACTTTATATTTCGACTAAAAACCCAACATCTCAACTAATTTAAATAGtatttcctttattttaaaatacttacactaaaagaattattttacacgatttagatttatttaatGTGTTGTTGCCATATATTTTCAGTTGTAAAAACAATTCCTACTTAGATTTATTTAATGTTCATCGTCAAGTTTATTTAATATCAGTACACATACATTACTTAGTTAATTTATATCAATTGAATTAGAATAATTGAAATAGAAAttgaatataaatttttgttgccctatgatatatatattccctcctattcataataatatatgtttctgttgtgattggtgtgacttgagtgcacatttgataaggtgcattcatgtgtgacctttgggatgATGAATGTGTTAAGTTGGTGTGTTAAGTTgattattgtggtttatgatggtgattaagtatgaattaataaggtaatgaagtgtgaaGAGTTATGGGATTTAATGGAGAAGTGCAAAGGGCtcctaagatgctgtttttgactcttcatatacttagggatgtttcattatcatttaatcatagctttaatgtacttaatgttacttagtatgatctctcctataaatagagagctctcattcactttGTAAGTGGTGAAAACATCCACAAATAcacccaagccaaacactagcctatatctcttctctattgtaattctccatatttgtgagttctttgaactccttttgataatataagagatactaaacaccggaggacgtagccttagttgggtgaacctcgttaaatctttgtgtcattttattgctttattttctcctataaacatcgatattattgatagcgtaatttgtttgtcacaaaacctcatacactcgatcttggcaatattggagtttgaaacacaatgttcaaactctaatacatcgtcgttttcagtTTCATTTGACTTTGCACAAATTTTTAGAAATCTAAATGGGATCACGTTTATGAGAGAGAAAGGGTAGTGATTTCAAATTTTGAGGGGTAAAAACGTAAAGTGATGTTATTACTgataaatgtattatataaggtaagTTTTTAAAGGGTAAATTGATAAAGTTAACAATCAAAAATAGAATGGACATAATTAGGATgagttaactaaaaaataaaatgagacaCATATGTtgaatatgagggagtattaaactagaataagaaaaattaacatagttacttatatataaattttttttgtatgacatagtatattaaaattaagtatgaaattttttattatatcacatggtaaatattaaatataatatttttatagtatGACATGTTTCGTTCTCGTATTTAAGTTGTTTTTGATTTCTACTTCTCTTTTTtgtttgtatatttgtatttctatATTAGtagtactatttagtataattaATATCATAAGATGATGTTAGCCAATTTTGCAATTAACTATAGATTGGAATTATTTGCATTATATGTCAGTTTCTTTTAATTGCATTTTTTGAAATGTAATCAATTTAAACATATCACTGTCAAATTGTCATTGGAATAattgtttcaattttttataattgcattgtttgaatcatctaattgtatagttttataatatttaactttttataatttttagttatgtataaattaagatataaatgatttaaataattcaattgattGCGTAAAAAGGGAGTTATAGCTGGTATAATAAAACTCTGAAAGTATTTACCAAacacaagccaaaagccaaataaaatgtaatttagt
Proteins encoded in this region:
- the LOC130825066 gene encoding antiviral protein II/III-like, which gives rise to MKKITNLVYILVAITTSVILQWTCNAADPKFIVTNGATSQSYSTLLNDFRDRVKDPKLTGTYGFQNNLPVVAAPTKPAKYLYMDIQADNGIITAAFDKNDLYYMGYAHTADGVKKVRLFKDAPTDVRLIFPDVTNKNNRYYSTITGNYNNLGDRASVGLGAKPLNKFISEEIYTKKKFDMTTDKKLALMVIQTIAEAARFTYIEGEIVSKFSDNSGFKCNDKAKSLENNWEKTSKTVKGSTGPRIDLELKDENGKVVWKWLQVGELVDVIGILKYLK